The Streptomyces sp. SS1-1 genome has a segment encoding these proteins:
- a CDS encoding sugar phosphate isomerase/epimerase family protein, producing MPAALDRIRVGSAPDSWGVWFPDDPAQVPWDRFLDEVAEAGYDWIELGPYGYLPTDPARLTDEITRRGLKVSAGTIFTGLHRGPGVWDSTWEHVSEVASLTQAMGAKHLVVIPSFWRDDKTAEILEPSELTAEQWGHLTQGMERLGREVRERFGLDIVVHPHADTHIDTEAHVERFLDSTDSDLVNLCLDTGHYAYCGGDSVKLIETYGERIGYLHLKQVDPDILADVVKNEVPFGPAVARGVMCEPPAGVPELGPVLQAAQKLDVDLFAIVEQDMYPCEPDKPLPIAVRTRRFLRSCGA from the coding sequence ATGCCCGCAGCGCTGGACCGTATCCGGGTCGGCTCCGCCCCCGACTCCTGGGGCGTCTGGTTCCCCGACGACCCGGCCCAGGTGCCCTGGGACCGCTTCCTCGACGAGGTCGCCGAGGCCGGCTACGACTGGATCGAGCTGGGCCCGTACGGCTACCTGCCCACCGACCCGGCCCGGCTGACCGACGAGATCACCCGGCGCGGCCTCAAGGTCTCCGCCGGCACCATCTTCACCGGCCTGCACCGCGGCCCCGGCGTCTGGGACTCCACCTGGGAGCACGTCAGCGAGGTCGCCTCGCTCACCCAGGCCATGGGCGCCAAGCACCTCGTCGTCATCCCGTCCTTCTGGCGCGACGACAAGACCGCCGAGATCCTGGAGCCCTCCGAGCTCACCGCCGAGCAGTGGGGGCACCTCACCCAGGGCATGGAACGGCTCGGCCGCGAGGTGCGCGAGCGGTTCGGGCTGGACATCGTCGTCCACCCGCACGCCGACACCCACATCGACACCGAGGCCCACGTCGAGCGCTTCCTCGACTCGACCGACTCCGACCTGGTCAACCTGTGCCTGGACACCGGGCACTACGCCTACTGCGGCGGCGACAGCGTCAAGCTGATCGAGACCTACGGCGAGCGCATCGGCTATCTGCACCTCAAGCAGGTCGACCCGGACATCCTCGCGGACGTCGTGAAGAACGAGGTCCCCTTCGGCCCCGCCGTGGCCCGCGGCGTCATGTGCGAGCCCCCGGCCGGCGTGCCGGAGCTCGGCCCGGTCCTTCAGGCCGCGCAGAAGCTGGACGTCGACCTGTTCGCGATCGTCGAGCAGGACATGTACCCCTGCGAGCCGGACAAGCCCCTGCCCATCGCGGTCCGCACCCGCAGGTTCCTCCGGTCCTGCGGCGCCTGA
- a CDS encoding Gfo/Idh/MocA family protein has protein sequence MPHRPDDLGVAVIGTGRMGADHVRRVRQTVSGARVTAVVDVDRGRAEAVASRAGGCAVHTDPAAAMASPDVDAVIVASPGPAHEAALMAAFEHGLPVLCEKPLTPDPAAALRIVEAECALGRRRVQVGFMRRYDAEYARLKALLDTGRLGRPLLLHHRHRNVASPSGWTSSMLIEDSVSHEMDVTRWLLGHEITSVTVLTPTPSGDAPAGLRDPQFVVFETDGGAVADVEIFVNCGFGYQVQAEVVCERGTARVGDAHALVTQTAGHWGGTIAQDYLERFADAYDREVQAWVDATRRGEVTGPSAWDGYAVAAVSAAGVRALERGGRAVVELPERPAMYR, from the coding sequence ATGCCCCACCGTCCGGACGACCTGGGCGTCGCCGTCATCGGCACCGGCAGGATGGGCGCCGACCATGTGCGCCGCGTCCGGCAGACCGTCAGCGGGGCCCGCGTGACCGCCGTCGTGGACGTCGACCGGGGACGCGCCGAGGCCGTCGCGTCCCGGGCCGGCGGCTGCGCCGTGCACACCGACCCGGCCGCCGCGATGGCCTCACCCGACGTCGACGCGGTGATCGTCGCCTCACCCGGCCCCGCCCACGAGGCGGCGCTCATGGCGGCGTTCGAGCACGGTCTGCCGGTCCTGTGCGAGAAGCCGCTCACCCCGGACCCGGCCGCCGCGCTCCGGATCGTCGAGGCCGAGTGCGCGCTCGGCCGGCGCCGGGTCCAGGTCGGCTTCATGCGGCGCTACGACGCCGAGTACGCGCGGCTGAAGGCGCTGCTGGACACGGGCCGGCTGGGCCGCCCGCTGCTGCTGCACCACCGGCACCGCAATGTGGCGAGCCCGTCCGGCTGGACCTCCTCGATGCTGATCGAGGACTCCGTGTCCCACGAGATGGACGTGACCCGCTGGCTCCTCGGCCACGAGATCACGTCCGTCACCGTGCTCACCCCGACACCGTCCGGCGATGCTCCCGCCGGCCTGCGCGACCCCCAGTTCGTCGTCTTCGAGACGGACGGCGGAGCGGTCGCCGACGTCGAGATCTTCGTCAACTGCGGCTTCGGCTACCAGGTCCAGGCCGAGGTCGTCTGCGAACGCGGCACCGCCCGCGTCGGCGACGCCCACGCCCTGGTCACCCAGACCGCCGGCCACTGGGGCGGCACCATCGCCCAGGACTACCTGGAACGCTTCGCCGACGCCTACGACCGCGAGGTCCAGGCATGGGTCGACGCCACCCGCCGGGGCGAGGTGACGGGCCCGAGCGCCTGGGACGGCTACGCCGTCGCGGCGGTGTCGGCGGCGGGCGTACGGGCCCTGGAGCGGGGCGGCCGGGCCGTGGTCGAGCTTCCGGAGCGGCCAGCCATGTACCGGTGA